The Rosa rugosa chromosome 3, drRosRugo1.1, whole genome shotgun sequence sequence TTAAGTGTGCACCAGGATTTCATAACCACACTGTAGCGAGTCCACTATCATATAGTTGAGTATATTATGTAGTGACTAGTGAGGTGAGTCTGCTACAATGCCTCGGCCAAGATCCCAGAGTCCCTCGAGCAACTTACCTTGCTTGCCATGGAGAAGCGATTGGCGATTGGCGATTGGCATTCTTACTTCTTAGGGTTTTGACACGAAATTAGTAGCATACAATACTAGTTAAAAGAAGTCAAAAATGATCTATCACTACACGAAATTAGTAGCATACTACCGATCGATTACAACTCGATCAAAAGTTTGAATCGATTCAAACATATATGATTTGGTTGCTAGCTAGAAGTAGATGAGCATGAAGTAGTATGTCCCCAATCTCTTATAAATTTTGTCGAGGGGAACAAAGACAGTAGTACATATATAATGCTTACAACTCTGAAATCAACCTATGAATTAATGAAAGAACACACTGTCTTCAGCAAATCCACAGCCTGCTCATCCTTTGTGTCATGCAAATGAAAGCAATGGTCCTTCCCCTTATTCTCCTTCATCTCCACACTCCCCTTCCACCCACTCTTCTTCAGCTCCTCCACATAGCTCTTCCCCACTCCGTTCAAATGATCCTTCTCCGCCACAAACACCAACACCTTCTCACACCCGAGCCGCCTCAGATCCTCCGCGGACGGCTTCAGCCTCCTATCCTGCAACCCTCCATTCTCCTTGTTCATGTAAAGCCACATCTTATCATCATCGGTCCCGCCGAAGTAGGGATGCGATAGAATCGCCCCCACCACTTTCACTCCGGGTAACCCGATGGATCCGACCCGGGACACCAGAGTATGTGTTATGTTCCCTCCCGCGCTTTCCCCGCCGATGAACACGCGGTTCAAGTCGGCGTACTCGTTTAGCCATTGATCCGACCCGGTGCCGTTCGCGTGAGCCGCGACCCATTGGAGAGCGGCCCAGGAGTCCTCGTAGCAAGCGGGTATGGGCCGGGTCGGGAAGAGTCCGTACTCGACCGAGACGGCGATGACGTCGGCGGAAGAGCAGATGCTGGAGACGTAGCCGTGGTATCTGGAGGAGAAGGCGGACTGCATGCAGAAGCCGCCGCCGTGGACGTAGAAGAGGAGGGGGAGttttcgggtcgggtcggcggatTTGGGGACGAAGATGCGGGCGGAGACTGGTGGGTCGGTGGAGATGGTGACGTCTTTGGAGCGGACGCCGGTGGTGAGGTCGTCGGCGGCTGGGATTTTGTCGAAGGAGGGATGGGTTCGGTGGATGGTGCCGTCTTTGTGGACGCGGAAGAAGCGGAAGACGTGTTCGACGTCGGAGTGATCGCCGGCAGCGGCCATTGAAGAAATGGTAGAGAGAGTGGTGTTGGTGGTGGGTGAGTGATAGATGGAGAATGTTTTACTGGGTTAGTGTGGTGCGGATTTATGCGGAGATTCAACTACTTGTCTTTGGTTTTGGATTGAACTAATTTTCGTGGTAGTGTCTTTCCATGAGTTTTTGACACACTTGGTGTGATATGGCAGATCGAGGAAGTGGAATGGGAATATGTGCTTTTAGCGACAGGTGGTAGAGCGGCAGAGCTTGGCTCTAGCCTGTAAGCTTCAACTATTTGTTTTGAGTTCGAGTTCGAGTTCGAGTTGGCTTGATTAAATCTTTCAAGTTCGAGTTTGAGTCGGCTCATTTCAATAATGGAATAGTGAATTAGTGATCCAATGCAAACACAAAGTCATTAGTGTGACAGAGACATGAATGGAAGATGCACAGGCTAAGATACTTGCTGATCTCAACTTGAAAATTACATGAAATGATATCCAACGAGGTTGATAAGTACCTCACTAATAGATATGTCAATCTTTTAATCGAAGGCTTTGATGTTTTACAATGGTGAAAggccaattcatctgtatatccTACTCTTTTCAAGTTTGCAATTCCTTGCTCTACTATGTCAAGTGACAATGCATTTTAGCTTGAGCAAAATGGTCGATCCCTTTAGGAGTTCACTGACTCTTCAAAAGGTTGAGGCACTAGTTTGCACTAGTGATTGATTGAGAAACCAGAAACCAGTTCAACTCCTATCCCTCCGTCGCCTCCCCAAACCCTCTGTCGCCCACCAGAAGGACGATCTCAGCTAGCGCCGCCGTCGAATACTGTGCTCCAAGGTCCGAAACGAGGCCACCACCAATCATCAATGGAATTGCAACCGGATCCGATCGAATCCAGTGACACACCCATAAATAAGATCCGGAGAGCATCTCAACCACAAGCCCAGCCATCACCATCCACCGCGAACCCCCTACCGTGTAGATACCACCTTTAACTGAAAGAAGACTCGATTGAACCCTCTCAGCCTTCCACCCCGACCACCAGAAACATCAAGCTTCCATCTAGCCACACTCAACGGACCCCGACGAGGCTAGAGGCCTGCACCAGCGCCGTGGCGCAGCAGGACGAGAAAAAGCCAAAGAAACGATAAGAGAGGCTAGGGTTTttaggagagagaacagagagaaaaCGACCTTGGGCGGTTCCCTAGAGATATTTTCGTCTCATTTATtaatttgatagaattcaacACATTAACAAATTGACACGACTTAAACGATTAAACTCGACTCGATCCAACCCCTCAacatccttttttcttttttttttcttttttttaagatgataaaaggatttcactcttacccccatggtgactcgaacccaggactTGGATCCTAGGTACTAGGCACTCTAACCCCTCAACACCCTTAACCACTAACAACAATGTTTGAAAATACTGAAAGTGTGGTAAATCAATACTTGGAACATTCAAGCTCCTTCGTTCTCTACAATCTCCACACTCCCTTGCCACCCACTCTTCTTCAATTCCTCCACATAATTCTTACCCACACCATTCAAATGATCCTTCTCAGCAACAAACACCAACACCCTCTTACACCCAAGCCTTCTCAGATCCTTTACACTCGGTCTCAACCTCCTATCCTGCAACCCATTGTTATCGCGACACATGTACAGCCACATGGTATCATCATCAGTCCCACCAAAA is a genomic window containing:
- the LOC133738038 gene encoding 2-hydroxyisoflavanone dehydratase-like produces the protein MAAAGDHSDVEHVFRFFRVHKDGTIHRTHPSFDKIPAADDLTTGVRSKDVTISTDPPVSARIFVPKSADPTRKLPLLFYVHGGGFCMQSAFSSRYHGYVSSICSSADVIAVSVEYGLFPTRPIPACYEDSWAALQWVAAHANGTGSDQWLNEYADLNRVFIGGESAGGNITHTLVSRVGSIGLPGVKVVGAILSHPYFGGTDDDKMWLYMNKENGGLQDRRLKPSAEDLRRLGCEKVLVFVAEKDHLNGVGKSYVEELKKSGWKGSVEMKENKGKDHCFHLHDTKDEQAVDLLKTVCSFINS